AAATGCAAGTGTTGCCGGTGCAACCGCAGGGAAGAGCGTGGTTGTCACCAACGTTGTCCTGCTGAATCAGCGAAGGATGATGGGCAGGAATGGACGTAGAAgtggtcttcttggtggaAGGAATGTAGATGGAGTCCATCAGGTTGGTTATGCTTTGAGAGTCCATTGTGAgtggtgtgtggtgtgtggggTGTGGAAGCTGTGAAGCAGTGTTTGTGCGACGAAAGAGTGCCTGAAGAGTGTCAGAAGACGATAATATTTCTTTTCAACACCGGATACCCTCCCTTTATATCTTGTCAAGCCCATTGCTATATAGTCATCGATATATGCCAGCCTTATGAACCTTATGAACCTTGAgcttatttatttttacaACCGCAAACTTAAACCTTGCAGAGATACATTTGTGTACATGGACTGCGGTCTGTGGCTTGGGCCG
This genomic interval from Yarrowia lipolytica chromosome 1E, complete sequence contains the following:
- a CDS encoding uncharacterized protein (Compare to YALI0E08085g, gnl|GLV|YALI0E08085g [Yarrowia lipolytica] weakly similar to uniprot|Q6BRR7 Debaryomyces hansenii), which translates into the protein MDSQSITNLMDSIYIPSTKKTTSTSIPAHHPSLIQQDNVGDNHALPCGCTGNTCISNQLWWSKNSSAAAASSPVLASRRDSMVSQDSFMSL